Proteins co-encoded in one Inmirania thermothiophila genomic window:
- a CDS encoding endonuclease/exonuclease/phosphatase family protein: MPAAAAAMRLRLLSYNIQTGISTRAYHEYLTKGWRHVLPSARRQANLDRIAQVVAAYDVVGLQEVDGGSLRSGYINQVEYLALRAGFPWWHSQINRNLGRLAQHANGLLSRLRPTEIREHRLPGRIPGRGALFVRYGDDPPLVLLILHLALGARARRAQLAYVAELAGRYPHVVLMGDMNCRASPLDETDAFAGTGLQEPPGLGPTFPSWAPRRCIDRLLVSPSLRVHRLEVLPCTCSDHLPVAAEIDLPPDLAASVAACRVDLAAT; this comes from the coding sequence GTGCCGGCAGCGGCGGCCGCCATGCGCCTGCGCCTGCTCAGCTACAACATCCAGACCGGGATCAGCACCCGCGCCTATCACGAGTACCTGACCAAGGGCTGGCGCCACGTCCTGCCCTCGGCACGGCGCCAGGCCAACCTCGACCGCATCGCCCAGGTGGTGGCGGCCTACGACGTCGTCGGCCTGCAGGAGGTGGACGGCGGCAGCCTGCGCTCGGGCTACATCAACCAGGTGGAGTACCTCGCCCTGCGCGCCGGCTTCCCCTGGTGGCACAGCCAGATCAACCGCAACCTCGGGCGCCTGGCCCAGCACGCCAACGGCCTGCTCAGCCGCCTGCGGCCCACCGAGATCCGCGAGCACCGCCTCCCCGGCCGCATCCCGGGGCGCGGCGCGCTGTTCGTGCGCTACGGCGACGACCCGCCGCTGGTGCTGCTGATCCTCCACCTCGCCCTCGGCGCCCGCGCGCGCAGGGCCCAGCTCGCCTACGTCGCGGAGCTCGCGGGCCGCTACCCCCACGTCGTCCTCATGGGGGACATGAACTGCCGCGCGAGCCCCCTCGACGAGACCGACGCCTTCGCCGGCACCGGCCTGCAGGAGCCGCCCGGGCTCGGGCCCACCTTTCCGAGCTGGGCACCGCGACGGTGCATCGACCGCCTCCTCGTCTCGCCGAGCCTGCGCGTGCACCGTCTCGAGGTCCTGCCCTGCACCTGCTCCGACCACCTCCCGGTGGCCGCCGAGATCGACCTGCCGCCGGACCTCGCCGCCTCGGTGGCCGCCTGTCGCGTGGATCTCGCCGCGACCTGA
- a CDS encoding GGDEF domain-containing protein, which yields MEDDWKRRYLDLVRESEEELKALERAQHLLHRVAARLALVAEGVYPDVDPLLADLRRALRDEDAAAVDRALHELEALLRSRDLGEPPVSAAEFAAALLDALRAHGGTEPPEALAQLAEGRLRRRELAALARALAEAATRRAAAPQAAPAPSAERLRTALLGLVARLEGCEPVAVQGQGLARRIEEAEGDGALAVLLEEAADLVGAAIDALRHARDDVARLLAGVDERLAELAEAAEGVRTLDAERREAAESLEAAVHRETAGLRAEAAAATDLEALRRSIETRLTAIERHLREHGARERAREERAEGLVRRLLARLREAEGEIRGLRERLGDTERALGVDPLTGIANRRAWEARLGEEVERWRRYRTPLALAVADVDRFKAINDGFGHRAGDKVLRTLAQYLRRRLRRSDFVARYGGEEFAILLPQTDLEAARRLAEALREAVAALGFHYRERPVPVTVSIGVTELREGDDAESAFERADRALYEAKRAGRNRVVAA from the coding sequence ATGGAAGACGACTGGAAGCGCCGCTACCTCGACCTCGTGCGCGAGAGCGAGGAGGAGCTCAAGGCGCTGGAGCGCGCCCAGCACCTGCTGCACCGGGTGGCGGCGCGGCTGGCCCTCGTCGCCGAGGGCGTCTACCCGGACGTCGATCCGCTGCTCGCCGACCTGCGCCGGGCCCTGCGCGACGAGGACGCGGCCGCGGTGGACCGCGCCCTCCACGAGCTCGAGGCCCTGCTGCGCTCGCGCGACCTCGGCGAGCCTCCCGTGAGCGCGGCGGAGTTCGCCGCCGCGCTCCTCGACGCCCTGCGCGCCCACGGCGGTACCGAGCCGCCGGAGGCGCTGGCGCAGCTCGCCGAGGGGCGCCTGCGCCGGCGCGAGCTCGCCGCCCTCGCCCGCGCCCTCGCCGAGGCCGCAACCCGCCGCGCCGCCGCACCGCAGGCCGCCCCGGCCCCGAGTGCGGAGCGGCTGCGCACCGCGCTGCTGGGCCTGGTGGCGCGCCTCGAGGGGTGCGAGCCGGTGGCGGTGCAGGGGCAGGGGCTTGCGCGGCGCATCGAGGAGGCGGAAGGCGACGGGGCGCTGGCGGTGTTGCTCGAGGAGGCGGCCGACCTCGTCGGCGCCGCCATCGACGCCCTGCGCCACGCCCGCGACGACGTCGCCCGGCTCCTCGCCGGCGTCGACGAGCGCCTCGCCGAGCTGGCCGAGGCCGCCGAAGGCGTGCGCACGCTGGATGCCGAGCGCCGCGAGGCGGCGGAGAGCCTCGAGGCCGCGGTGCACCGGGAGACCGCCGGGCTGCGCGCCGAGGCCGCCGCGGCCACCGACCTCGAGGCCCTGCGCCGCTCCATCGAGACCCGTCTCACCGCCATCGAGCGGCACCTGCGCGAGCACGGGGCCCGGGAGCGGGCGCGGGAAGAGCGGGCCGAGGGCCTGGTGCGGCGCCTGCTCGCCCGCCTGCGCGAGGCCGAGGGCGAGATCCGCGGCCTGCGCGAGCGCCTCGGCGACACCGAGCGGGCCCTCGGGGTCGACCCCCTGACCGGGATCGCCAACCGGCGGGCCTGGGAGGCGCGCCTCGGCGAGGAGGTCGAGCGCTGGCGCCGCTACCGCACGCCGCTGGCCCTGGCGGTGGCCGACGTCGACCGCTTCAAGGCCATCAACGACGGCTTCGGCCACCGCGCCGGCGACAAGGTCCTGCGCACCCTGGCCCAGTACCTGCGGCGGCGGCTGCGCCGCAGCGACTTCGTCGCCCGCTACGGGGGCGAGGAGTTCGCCATCCTGCTGCCGCAGACGGATCTGGAGGCGGCACGGCGGCTCGCCGAGGCGCTGCGCGAGGCGGTGGCCGCCCTCGGATTCCACTACCGCGAGCGCCCGGTGCCGGTGACGGTGTCCATCGGCGTGACCGAGCTGCGCGAGGGCGACGATGCGGAAAGCGCCTTCGAGCGCGCCGACCGCGCCCTCTACGAGGCCAAGCGGGCCGGGCGCAACCGGGTCGTCGCGGCGTGA
- a CDS encoding gamma-glutamylcyclotransferase family protein, producing MNAHPPYFAYGSNLHPPRLRARLGAVPVLAAAELPGHRLRLDKRGGDGSGKARPAPDPAGRVHGLLYRVAAPGLDRLDAIEGPGYRRVRVRVRTLAGEWIVAWTYLARQGWCDPALRPFDWYRDLVLAGARAAAAPAAYLAALAALPVRADPDRARAARHRALAGLR from the coding sequence GTGAACGCGCACCCGCCCTACTTCGCCTACGGCTCCAACCTGCATCCGCCGCGGCTGCGGGCGCGGCTGGGTGCGGTGCCGGTGCTCGCCGCCGCCGAGCTGCCGGGGCATCGGCTCCGCCTCGACAAGCGCGGCGGCGACGGCTCGGGCAAGGCGCGGCCGGCCCCCGACCCCGCCGGCCGCGTCCACGGCCTCCTCTATCGCGTGGCGGCACCCGGCCTGGACCGCCTTGACGCCATCGAGGGGCCGGGCTACCGGCGGGTGCGGGTGCGCGTACGCACCCTCGCGGGGGAATGGATCGTCGCCTGGACCTACCTCGCCCGCCAGGGCTGGTGCGACCCCGCCCTGCGCCCCTTCGACTGGTACCGCGATCTCGTCCTCGCCGGGGCACGGGCGGCCGCGGCCCCCGCCGCCTATCTGGCCGCGCTGGCCGCCCTGCCGGTGCGCGCCGATCCCGACCGCGCCCGCGCCGCGCGTCACCGCGCCCTCGCGGGCCTGCGCTGA